GGGGCTGGCCATGTATTTGATGCGCCCTTCTTCGGAGATTACCGGGGTGACTAGGAGGTCCTCCGGGCGGGTGTCCACCGTAGCTTGAAAGATATAAACCTCGCGGCCGAGCCGTTTAGCGGCCGCATAGGCCAAGGTGGTTTTTCCGGCCCCGGGTTTGCCCACCAGGCGGGGGTTGAGAGGCAAGTCCCGCTCGTCCACCACCATCCAGGCCGCCAGGATCTGTCCCAAAATATCTTCCTGCCCCACGCATACCAGGGGAAGTTCGTCAGGATGGGCCAGATGAAGGGTTACGCCTTCCAGAGTTACTTTCTCCATTTTGCTCCTCGGCTCTTTCGGGATTTTTTATAGTATAATGCGAAAAGGCCGTTCGGAGGAGGCGTTGTATGAAGGTCCGCTACCTTGTAGGGGGACTCCTGTTGGGGATGCTTTGTGGCTGTTTTGGCTCTCCGGAGACCGTGGTCATCTATAACCAGCCCACGGTCAAACCCGGGCCTCCACCCCACGCCCCGGCCTGGGGCTACCGGAAGAAACACCCCAGCGGAGTGGAGCTGGAGTTCGATCGGGATCTCGGGGTTTATGTGGTGATCGGGCGGCAGGGGATCTATTTCTGGGAGGGGTTCTTCTTTAAGTTCGAGGGAGACCACTGGTGGATGGCCGCAAGCCTTGAAGGTCCTTGGGAGGTAGCTGAGCCTAAGCGCATTCCTCCCGGACTCCTCAAGAAGTACAAGTGTAAATGCAAGAAGTGGAAGCACAAGCACAAGTGTAAGCACGGCCCTCCCTGGGAAGACTAGGCTTGCTTGCTCCGGAAAAGGTCCTGGTCCTCCCCTGTGAGGACTACACCGAAGAAAGTCTCCGGAGGGCGGTGGAGGTCGCCCTTGAACAATTTTTACCGGGAGATCTTTCCGGGGCTCGGGTCCTGGTAAAGCCCAATCTGGTGGCCCCTCGGCAGGCCTCCCTTTCCTGTACCCATCCGGCCACCGTGCGTGCGGTCTGTGAGGGGCTTTTGGCGCGGGGGGCGGAGGTCCGGGTAGGGGACTCCCCGGCCTTCGGCACCACCCGCTCCGTGGCCCGGGCCGCGGGGCTCCTTGCGGCCCTTAAAGGGCTTCCGGTGCGTCTGGTCTCCTTCCGAAAGAAGGTCCGGGTGGCCCTTTCCTGTGGCCTTACCGTAGGCTTGGCCCGGGAGGCCCTGTGTGCGGATCTCCTGGTGAATCTTCCCCGGCTTAAGGCCCACAATCAGCTCCTTCTTACCGCAGCGGTGAAAAATCTTTTCGGCTGTGTGGTGGGGCTTGAGAAACCCCTGCTGCACGCGCGCCTGGGAGAAAGAGGAGATCTCTTTTTTCGCATGATTCTTGAGGTGGCGGAGCTTTTGCCGGTGGGGCTCAATCTGCTGGATGCCGTGGTAGCTATGGAGGGCCAGGGTCCCACCGGGGGGCGGCCTCGGAAACTAGGCTACCTTTTTGCTTCCGGCCATCCCCTGGCCTTAGATACCGTCCTCTATCAGGCCCTGGGCCTTTCTCCAGAGAAGGTCCCTCTGTGGAAGACGGCCCTGGATCTTCGGCTTTTCGGAGCCCGTCCCGAGGAGGCAGTGGTGGAAGGGGATCTTCCGGATCTTTCGGATTTCCAACTTCCCTTGAGGCTTTCCCCGGTAACCTTTCATCCCCTGCGTCTCCTGCGGGGAATGCTTCGCCGCCTTCTCCTGCGCTTGCGGTCCGGTTTTTTGGGAATTAAGGAATTTTCCTAGGATGTCTTTCCGGGAGATTCAGTTCGTAAAGAGCGTGGTTCGGCCGGAGGAGCTTCCGGTGCCGGGCCTTCCGGAGGTGGCCTTTTTGGGCCGCTCCAATGTGGGGAAATCTTCCCTGATCAACGCCTTCCTGGGGCGGAAAAAGCTGGCCCGGGTTTCTTCCACCCCGGGTTTTACCCGAGCCCTCAATTTTTTCCGGGTGGACCATCGCTTTTTGGTGGTGGACCTTCCGGGCTACGGTTTTGCTCGAGTTCCTCCCCGGGTGCAACAGGCCTGGAAGTACCTGGTGGAGGGCTATCTTTCGGCCCCTCGCCCCCTCAGACTCCTGGTCCTTATCTTTGACCTGCGGCGGGAGCCGGATGCCCTGGACCAGAGCCTCTTGGAGTACGTGAGGGCCTTAGGGCGTCCCCACATTGCCGTCCTTAACAAGATGGATCGCCTGCGCAAGACAGAGATCCCCCGGGCCCGTCAGCGCTGGGAGGCTACCCTTAAACTCCCACCGGAGAAAATTTTCCTTACCTCTTGTCGTACCGGAGAGGGAGTGTTATCTGTAAAAAATAAAATTTTAGAAGCCCTAGAAATTAAGAAAGAATTGGGAGGTAAAAGATGAAAAGATTCTTAGGGGCAGGGTTGTTGGCTACTCTGGTGATAGTCTCTCCGGGCTTTTGTGGAGGGGGCAAGCCTGACGGAAAGGCCCTCTTTTCCCGGAATTGCGGTTTCTGTCATCCCGGGGGGCGCAACGTGATTCACCCCAAAAAGACTCTCGACCGGGAGACCCTTCTCAAAAATGGTATCCAGGGTCCGGAGGGTATCGTGGAGAAGATGCGGAATCCCGGTCCGGGAATGCCTCGGTTTTCGGAAAAGAGGCTTTCGGACGAGGAGGCCCGGGCCATCGCCGAATACGTCTGGGAGACCTTCAAAAAGAAATAACTCAGAAGAGGTGGAGATTGGTGGGGGGTCGTCTTCCGCGCAGGAGGATGTAGGGCGCAGCCCGGGAAAGTCTTACTCCCAGCCGACGCAGGCCTTCGAAGGTGAGGCCCCCTTCCCGTCGGGCCTGAAGGATGCGCCGGGCGGTTTTGGGACCCAAACCCGGGACTCGTAGCAGTTCCTCATAGGGGGCCTGGGCCAGATCCACGGGGAAAAATTCCGGGTGTCTTTCGGCCCAGGCCTCTTTGGGATCCCGATCCAGGGGGAGGTTTTCTCCCGGGGCCAGCAACTCTTCGTAGGTGAAGCCGTAAAGGCGCAGGAGGTAGTCGGCTTGATAGAGTCGGCGCTCCCGGATCACCGGCGGTAGGGTCTCCGGAGAGGGGAGCGCGGGATGGCGGCTCACCGGGAGATAGGCCGAAAAATACATGCGGGAAAGGAGCCCTTGACGGTAAAGATTCTGGGCCAGGCGCAGATAGTCGTAGTCCGTCTCCGGGCCGGCTCCTACAATGACCTGGGTGGTTAGGGAGGGGCTTTTCCCGGCCTCCAGGGCCGCCTCCCGGGCCTGGACCAGGGCCGCCACCAGCCGGCGCTTTTCTTTCTCCGGGGCCAGGCGCCTCAGCGTGGCCCCACGGACGAACTCCAGATTGGCACTTACCCGGGTGGCCAGGTGTACGGCTTCTTTTATTAATTCCGGGGAAGACCCGGGAAGGATCTTCAGGTGGAGGTAGCCGGAAAAGCCGTAGCTCCGGCGGAGAAGCCGGGCCGTAGCCAGCATGCGCTCCATGGTCTCGTCGGCTGAACGCTCTACCGCGGCGGAAAGAAAAACGCCTTGGATGAGTCTCCGCCGCCAGAGCTCCAAGGCCACCTCCACCAGCTCCCGGGGTTCAAAGGCTGCCCGAGGACCGGAGGCCCCCGCCCGATTTACACAGTAGGCACAGTGGAAGCGGCAGCGGTTGGTGAGGAGGACTTTGAGAAGGGGGAGCTTGCGGCCCGAAGAGGTCTGGGCCAAGTAGATTCCGGGAAGCCGGCGGCGGCCTTCAAGGGTGGCCGGAAGTTCCGGGGAAAGTCCTGTTCCGGTGCAGGAGTGATCGTAGCTTGCCGCCGCACCCAGGATCTCCAGTTTTTCCCAGGGCGTCATAGCCGGGAGAGCCGGGCTTCCAGGCGTTCGGCGAGGGTCTCCGGGGGATCGAGGGTGATAAGGCGCAGGAGATTTTCTGGAGGGAGCTCTTCCGGGGGCTCAAAGCGGGCCTTTTGGGCCAGATAGATCTCCCAGCGGGCGTCCGAAGGTTCTCCCTCCTCCCTGGACCTCCGGGCCAGTCTTTCCCGCACCACCTCCTCCGGGGCCTCGCAGAGCACGAAAAGGACCGGCACCTCTAGCCGCCGGGCCAGCTCCAGGAGGGCCTGGCGATGGGCGCGCGAACGATAGGTGGCGTCCAGGATCACGTCCCAGCCGGCGGAAAGGTCCCTGGCGGCCCGCCGGAGGAGTTCCTCGTAGGTGCGCTCGGTCATCTCCGGGGAGTAAAGACCCGACTCGAAGGGCTCGTAGCGGTGTTCTGTGGGGGAAAGCCCGGCCAGTTCCTTGCGCACCACGTCGGAATTGTAATGGACGGCCAGAAGTCTTTCCGCAAGCGTCCGGGCTAGGAGGCTTTTGCCCGTTCCTGAAAGGCCAAAGACCACCAGGAGGAAGGGCCGGCCTCCGGCGTAACCATAGGCGAGATCGAAATAACGCCGGGCGGCGGCCAGGGCCTTTTCCCGTTCATCCTCCGGGACCCCGGGATCGGCCCAGGTGAAACAGCCGATCTTTCCCCGGACATAGGCCCGATAGCACTTGTAAAAATCGAGAATTTCGTAAAGTCCTTGATCCCCGGAAAGCTCTACATAACCTTCGATGAAGCGCCGAGAGAGTTCCGGAAGGGCGTGAAAGTCGAGATCCATGGCCATGAAGGCCAGATCCTGGGCTACGTCTCCGCAGCGAAAGCGCTCGTTGAACTCGATACAGTCAAAGACATAGACCTCCCGCAGGTCGTCGTAGCAGACATTGGCCGAATAGAG
This portion of the Thermosulfurimonas marina genome encodes:
- a CDS encoding DUF362 domain-containing protein; translated protein: MLAPEKVLVLPCEDYTEESLRRAVEVALEQFLPGDLSGARVLVKPNLVAPRQASLSCTHPATVRAVCEGLLARGAEVRVGDSPAFGTTRSVARAAGLLAALKGLPVRLVSFRKKVRVALSCGLTVGLAREALCADLLVNLPRLKAHNQLLLTAAVKNLFGCVVGLEKPLLHARLGERGDLFFRMILEVAELLPVGLNLLDAVVAMEGQGPTGGRPRKLGYLFASGHPLALDTVLYQALGLSPEKVPLWKTALDLRLFGARPEEAVVEGDLPDLSDFQLPLRLSPVTFHPLRLLRGMLRRLLLRLRSGFLGIKEFS
- the yihA gene encoding ribosome biogenesis GTP-binding protein YihA/YsxC, with the translated sequence MSFREIQFVKSVVRPEELPVPGLPEVAFLGRSNVGKSSLINAFLGRKKLARVSSTPGFTRALNFFRVDHRFLVVDLPGYGFARVPPRVQQAWKYLVEGYLSAPRPLRLLVLIFDLRREPDALDQSLLEYVRALGRPHIAVLNKMDRLRKTEIPRARQRWEATLKLPPEKIFLTSCRTGEGVLSVKNKILEALEIKKELGGKR
- a CDS encoding c-type cytochrome — translated: MKRFLGAGLLATLVIVSPGFCGGGKPDGKALFSRNCGFCHPGGRNVIHPKKTLDRETLLKNGIQGPEGIVEKMRNPGPGMPRFSEKRLSDEEARAIAEYVWETFKKK
- a CDS encoding putative DNA modification/repair radical SAM protein, with translation MTPWEKLEILGAAASYDHSCTGTGLSPELPATLEGRRRLPGIYLAQTSSGRKLPLLKVLLTNRCRFHCAYCVNRAGASGPRAAFEPRELVEVALELWRRRLIQGVFLSAAVERSADETMERMLATARLLRRSYGFSGYLHLKILPGSSPELIKEAVHLATRVSANLEFVRGATLRRLAPEKEKRRLVAALVQAREAALEAGKSPSLTTQVIVGAGPETDYDYLRLAQNLYRQGLLSRMYFSAYLPVSRHPALPSPETLPPVIRERRLYQADYLLRLYGFTYEELLAPGENLPLDRDPKEAWAERHPEFFPVDLAQAPYEELLRVPGLGPKTARRILQARREGGLTFEGLRRLGVRLSRAAPYILLRGRRPPTNLHLF
- a CDS encoding AAA family ATPase codes for the protein MLKIEDLLRPEAYPHRPQKVELRQTHISWVFLADHLVYKIKKPVNFGFLDFTTLEKRQYYCEREVVLNRRLCPEIYLGVVPVMETERGLVLEAEGRVVDWAVKMRRLPEEGMMGRLIAEGRLRPEHIDLLVRKLVPFFQKAETGPEVNRYGSLETVRFNVEENFAQTRDFVGRALSRLRYEHIVSWSRRFMEEKAELFARRIREGFIRDGHGDLYSANVCYDDLREVYVFDCIEFNERFRCGDVAQDLAFMAMDLDFHALPELSRRFIEGYVELSGDQGLYEILDFYKCYRAYVRGKIGCFTWADPGVPEDEREKALAAARRYFDLAYGYAGGRPFLLVVFGLSGTGKSLLARTLAERLLAVHYNSDVVRKELAGLSPTEHRYEPFESGLYSPEMTERTYEELLRRAARDLSAGWDVILDATYRSRAHRQALLELARRLEVPVLFVLCEAPEEVVRERLARRSREEGEPSDARWEIYLAQKARFEPPEELPPENLLRLITLDPPETLAERLEARLSRL